The Alkalihalobacillus sp. TS-13 genomic interval TGCTCAATCTTCAGCTGGTGAACCTGTAATATTACTAAGAATCATGTAAAAGTAAAAACGCAACTAAAGCCACTTGCGTTTATGGGTGGAATCGAAAGCACAAACTATTAACTATTCATCTTCTTTTTTCGTTGAGCGGTATTTCTTTTTCGCCCAGTTGTTCATTGCTGAGATCGATTTCCGGTACTGTTCCGCTTCCAGTTCAGGTACATCTTCCTCGCCATATCGGACCCATTTATAAATTCGGTCGATTTCGCCTTGTAATTCCTCAGGTCCGTTAACCCGGTCCATCCATTCTGAGACAGATTCATGTTGAAAACGGCCGAAAGTAAACTTCGCCATCCTTTTCTCCAATTTATACAACTGTTTTCTTATATTGTTTTCAGGAGGTTTATTTCGTTTAAATCCAAATTGCTGTTTAGGATTCATTCCACCAGCTTTCCTTGAATCGATTCCAGCTGAAACTGTTGAATAATCCATTATCTTGATCTTATTTTTATAATACTTATAGCCATACCATACCAATAGGATCAACCCGATCAGAAGTATGATATTCAACAGAGTATCTGACGCTTCAATATTGTTCAGCTCGCCAAGTTCTTCCGGCTTTATTTCGACTGTACCCTCTTGACCATCATCTTCTTGTTGCAATTCTCCAAGTGAAAATATGCTTGCAAACCAATTGAAAAAAGCGTTCAAAGGAAGAAAAAGGATGAGCGACAAAACTGCGGTAACGATTTTCAATACGAAAAATGCACCTGCCTTCACCACAGGAAGAAAGATGGCAATGATGACAGAAAAGACGAAAAAGGCGGATATCATGTAGTATAAAAGCCGTTTTAAATTAGGATTTGCTGGCTGTTGCACCATCATCCTGTTTAAACGTACAAAAACAAACATGCAAAATTGAGAAATCGCAATCCAAAGAACATAAACCAGTTGATCATTGGTATTGTAAAGAAAAAAGAAGGCGATTGCACCGATGATCGTTGATAGGAAAATTGGAAACTCTTGTTGGAGATCAGCATCGGCATAATGCCCGGAAAAACGTAATGCAGTAACAACTCCTAATACTGCAAGATAGAAGAAATCTTCACTTAGTCCAGCCACCAAACCAATTCCCCAGATAACAGGTATCGTTAAAATGATTTTCCCAGTTGTCAGCTCCATTCGCGGTAAAATCATCTCATAGAGGATCCCTCCTCCAATCATTACGATCAGTGTGGGGACAATGACACTCCTTTCAAAAGGTGCGTACAACCATGTTGTAATTAACAAGAGGAGCAGGATATCCAGAGTATAATTCAACCATCTGGAGCGAATGTACGCCCATTTACTCATGAAATCGACCTCCTGGCTGTATACTGTTCAAGCTTAGCAGTGTCTGCATCGATGTAAACCTTATGTAGATCGATTCCTTGTTTGAGCCATTGATAGTAATACGCTACATCTGATTTGTCATCTCCGACTAGGATGACGACTGTAGAATCCACCTGTTGCCGGTTGAAAAGGGTCAGCACGCGGAACATCGGCATCCTGATGCTATTGATGTTCAACCTTGCCAATAACTCCAACGCTTTTACCAGGTGAGATTTTCCTTCTCCCATTTCCAGGTGCATGAATGGCAATCTCCCCATCGTTTTGATATTAACAAAAATTTCAAATGGAATATGATGTTGGACAGCGTATTGGCATAAGAAAGCAGTATGGCTGATTTGTTTTTCCAATAATTCAGATTCCCCTACACGCGCGACTTCCTCTGAATCCATAACGACGTTCAGAAGGATGGTCCATGATTGTGAAACAGTCTTTTCGTGAAGCTTGGTCTGCATTTCTTCCATTCTAGCAGAGGCTTTCCAATGGATGCGTTGGAACGAATCTCCTGGAAGATAATCGCGTGTCCCAACTACTGAAGTATGATCTTCATATAAAGAGCTCTGTACAGGGCGCGTCCCCTGCCTAAATTTGATTAAATCTTCTACTCCAGAGACAGGTAGAATCGTAGGATAAACGATGAATTCCGTTTGCACGAGCCGATCATTGATCATTTTCACCGTGGCAAGACTAAGAAGATCAGAGACATGAACTTCTAAATTCAAAATTTTCGCAACGCCACGTTTCAGCCCCATGACTTCGAAAGTCATACTCTTTTCTTCCCCAGGGAAAAAGGATAACGGCAAGATATATTCATTGGCATTCTTTCGTTCATCAGTTGGATTTATATTTTGCAACACAATATTATTATTTACGAGAAACCTGACTCTGGAATTGAACACAGGTAATTTGCTGTAATTGGTCAACGTCATGTTCCACGCCGCCTCATCTTCTGGAAATAACCTTACCTTCTCTTTCTCATTTGCATAAAAAAGTTTTCGCGAAACTTTATGGATATAATAAATCGACAAGAAAGAGCTCAATCCTATCAGGACTCCCACCAAAAACATCAGATAGGATTTCCCATAAATCGAAAATATGACCACAAAGATTGCTAGGACGCGAAGTATTCGTATACTTCTATCAGACCCCAGGATCCTATTCCAGATCATTGGTTGACCGCTCCAGACTCGACTGGCACCTCAACCTCATCCAGAATATCCAGAATCACTTGTCTCTGTGTTTTACGCAATTCACCTTCCATTGAAAGAACAAGACGATGTGATAAAACAAATGGAGCAAGTTTCTTACAATCTTCTGGAACCACATACGCCCTTCCATTGATCCAGGCATATGCTTGCAATGCACGCATGAAGGCTAACGTCCCACGAGGACTTATACCAACTTCGATATTTTTTGAACGGCGCGTCTCCATGATGATTCTAAGGAGATATGTCTCGATTCCCTCAGACAGCCGGACTTCTTCAATCATCTTCTGCATCTGGATGATTTCCTCAGGTGAAAAAACAGGCTCAAGATGCTCAATCGGCTCTTCTTTACGATAAGCCCTCATCATCTGTTGCTCCTCGAGTAAAGATGGGTAACCCACGTTCAACTTTAAAAGAAAACGATCCATTTGCGCTTCAGGCAATGGAAAGGTCCCATGTGATTCGATCGGATTTTGTGTCGCCAGTACGATAAACGGTTTAGGCAGAGAACTTGTTGACCCATCAATCGTTACCTGCTTCTCTTCCATCACTTCCAAGAGACTCGATTGTGTCCTCGGTGTGGCACGGTTGATTTCATCAGCAAGAAGCACATTCGTCATCACCGGTCCGAATCTCGTTTCAAATTCCCTTGATTTTGGATTGAGATACTGTATCCCTGTTACATCAGATGGTAATACATCCGGCGTGAATTGAATACGCCCAAATGAACCTGCTATGGATTTTGCGATACTTTTCGCCAGCATTGTCTTCCCAGTGCCGGGTACATCTTCCATCAAAACATGCCCCTTTGCAAGCAATGCAACCAGGATCAGTTCGACACTTTCTTCCTTACCAATCAGAACTTTGCCGATCGATTCTTTCACTTCATTCAGTTTCATCTTCACTTCCATTACTGACATCCCCCTTTTTCTCTATACCTCTTCGAATTGATCGATTCCCATACTTACGATTAAGACGATCCAACGTTTCAAAAAGTTGTTCATCTTTTGTATGTTCTTTATATGAAAACAAGTCCAATTGCCGGGTTGCACTGCTTTTATCAATAACTTGAGTCGCAGTAATCCCCAACAACCGCACTGGTCGATCATCCCAATGTTCTTTAAAAAGATGATAGGCAATACCAAAGATTTCTTCTTTCTGTTGAACTGGATTTGAAAACGTCTGGCTCCGGGTGATTGTTTTGCGGTTTGCATAACGGATGGTGATTTGGATAGAGGTAGTGACGACTTTCTTTCGTTTCAATCGCTGTTCGAGTGACTCAGAAAGTTCTCTCAGCACTTTAGCTGCATTATCAGAATGGAGTATATCACGGGGTAATGTCGTAGAGGTTCCTACTGATTTGAATTCACTAG includes:
- a CDS encoding DUF58 domain-containing protein, with product MSSFLSIYYIHKVSRKLFYANEKEKVRLFPEDEAAWNMTLTNYSKLPVFNSRVRFLVNNNIVLQNINPTDERKNANEYILPLSFFPGEEKSMTFEVMGLKRGVAKILNLEVHVSDLLSLATVKMINDRLVQTEFIVYPTILPVSGVEDLIKFRQGTRPVQSSLYEDHTSVVGTRDYLPGDSFQRIHWKASARMEEMQTKLHEKTVSQSWTILLNVVMDSEEVARVGESELLEKQISHTAFLCQYAVQHHIPFEIFVNIKTMGRLPFMHLEMGEGKSHLVKALELLARLNINSIRMPMFRVLTLFNRQQVDSTVVILVGDDKSDVAYYYQWLKQGIDLHKVYIDADTAKLEQYTARRSIS
- a CDS encoding MoxR family ATPase, which codes for MEVKMKLNEVKESIGKVLIGKEESVELILVALLAKGHVLMEDVPGTGKTMLAKSIAKSIAGSFGRIQFTPDVLPSDVTGIQYLNPKSREFETRFGPVMTNVLLADEINRATPRTQSSLLEVMEEKQVTIDGSTSSLPKPFIVLATQNPIESHGTFPLPEAQMDRFLLKLNVGYPSLLEEQQMMRAYRKEEPIEHLEPVFSPEEIIQMQKMIEEVRLSEGIETYLLRIIMETRRSKNIEVGISPRGTLAFMRALQAYAWINGRAYVVPEDCKKLAPFVLSHRLVLSMEGELRKTQRQVILDILDEVEVPVESGAVNQ